In the Streptomyces sp. 840.1 genome, one interval contains:
- a CDS encoding secondary thiamine-phosphate synthase enzyme YjbQ, with amino-acid sequence MSTAFTTSVLHITTGTTETVTDLTSDCEQFLTRTAAGRDGLLNIFVPHATAGIAVLETGAGSDDDLLSALHALLPADDRWQHRHGSPGHGRDHVLPALVPPHATLPVIAGRLELGTWQSVCLVDTNVDNANRQVRLSFLG; translated from the coding sequence ATGTCGACCGCCTTCACCACCAGCGTCCTGCACATCACCACGGGAACCACGGAGACCGTCACCGACCTGACGTCCGACTGCGAACAGTTCCTCACCCGGACGGCCGCCGGCCGGGACGGACTGCTCAACATCTTCGTACCGCACGCGACAGCGGGGATCGCCGTCCTCGAAACCGGCGCGGGCAGCGACGACGACCTCCTCTCCGCTCTGCACGCGCTGCTCCCCGCCGACGACCGATGGCAGCACCGCCACGGCAGCCCCGGCCACGGCCGCGACCACGTGCTCCCGGCCCTCGTCCCGCCGCACGCGACACTGCCGGTGATCGCGGGGCGGCTGGAGCTGGGGACGTGGCAGTCGGTGTGCCTGGTGGACACGAATGTCGACAACGCCAACCGGCAGGTGCGGCTGAGCTTCCTGGGCTGA
- a CDS encoding ABC transporter substrate-binding protein, with protein MNRRTLPALLLPFALLLTACGGASSASTASSTDGKGSVTLNIGDQKGGYEAILRASGELDDLDFRIKWSTFTSGPPLLEAVNAGAVDIGGVGNTPPVFAAGAGSKVVVVGATHGSSAGEAIVVPKDSPLRSPAQLKGRSIAVAQGSSAHFQLISSLKKAGLGISDVKLKYLQPADALAAFTRGKVDAWAVWDPYTSQVLRGGRARVLTTGEGVVNGLGFQVASPAALKESGKSRAIGDLLVRLNRAQNWVFKHPDAWAKVWAKETGLPYEVALDAVKRTAGTRVPVAVDPAAIASEQEIADTFADLKLIPRRFVFKDFVDTRFNRDLPPSSAAPRSYGKASS; from the coding sequence ATGAACCGCCGTACCCTGCCCGCGCTTTTGCTCCCCTTCGCCCTGCTCCTCACCGCCTGCGGCGGCGCGAGCTCCGCCTCCACGGCGAGCAGCACCGACGGCAAGGGCAGCGTCACACTCAACATCGGCGACCAGAAGGGTGGTTACGAAGCCATCCTGCGCGCCTCCGGTGAGCTGGACGACCTCGACTTCCGCATCAAATGGTCCACCTTCACCTCCGGGCCACCACTTCTGGAGGCGGTCAACGCCGGGGCCGTGGACATCGGCGGGGTCGGCAACACCCCGCCGGTGTTCGCCGCCGGTGCCGGTTCCAAGGTCGTGGTGGTGGGCGCCACGCACGGCTCGTCGGCCGGTGAGGCGATCGTGGTCCCCAAGGACTCGCCGCTGCGGAGCCCGGCGCAGCTGAAGGGCAGGTCGATAGCCGTCGCCCAGGGCAGCTCCGCCCACTTCCAGCTGATCAGCTCGCTGAAGAAGGCCGGGCTCGGCATTTCGGACGTGAAGCTGAAGTACCTTCAGCCGGCCGACGCGCTGGCCGCGTTCACCCGGGGCAAGGTCGACGCCTGGGCCGTCTGGGACCCGTACACCTCGCAGGTGCTGCGGGGCGGCAGGGCGCGGGTGCTGACCACGGGCGAGGGGGTCGTCAACGGCCTCGGGTTCCAGGTCGCCTCGCCCGCCGCGCTCAAGGAGTCCGGGAAGTCCAGGGCCATCGGTGATCTGCTGGTCCGGCTGAACCGGGCGCAGAACTGGGTGTTCAAGCACCCCGACGCATGGGCGAAGGTCTGGGCGAAGGAGACCGGACTGCCGTACGAGGTGGCGCTGGACGCGGTGAAGCGGACGGCCGGCACCCGGGTTCCCGTCGCCGTCGATCCGGCCGCGATCGCCTCCGAGCAGGAGATCGCGGACACCTTCGCGGACCTGAAGCTCATCCCGCGCCGTTTCGTCTTCAAGGACTTCGTCGACACCCGCTTCAACCGTGATCTCCCCCCGTCCTCGGCAGCCCCGCGCTCGTACGGAAAGGCCTCCTCATGA
- a CDS encoding putative leader peptide, with amino-acid sequence MSRSALLTTRGHIDLLRVASAACCRGC; translated from the coding sequence ATGTCCCGATCAGCTCTGCTCACCACGCGCGGTCACATCGACCTGCTGCGGGTGGCTTCCGCCGCGTGTTGTCGCGGCTGCTGA
- a CDS encoding LLM class flavin-dependent oxidoreductase: MNVHLHWFLPTGGDGRTLVDRHAYTDGGIKRDRITPVSGVRAPDIEYLAQIAKAAEQLGFEAVLTPTGTWCEDAWLTTVALAQHTERLKFLVAFRPGVISPVLAAQMAATYQRITRGRLLLNVVTGGDSTEQRRFGDHLDHDRRYARTAEFLSVVRGAWSGRPFDFDGAHYQVEGGLTALPPDPLPEVFFGGSSAAAGPVAAKHADVYLTWGEPPADVKKKIDWIRGLAEEQGRTVRFGIRLHTISRDSSREAWATADRLLGDLDADTVAAAQQALGRSESVGQQRMLALHGGSRDKLEIAPNLWAGVGLVRGGAGTALVGSHAEVADRIEEYHALGVEHFVLSGYPHLEEAYWFGEGVTPELAARGLLSTVPASPLLTVPAANGRPASAPGGAPLLFAGGR, from the coding sequence ATGAACGTCCACCTGCACTGGTTCCTGCCCACGGGCGGCGACGGGCGCACGCTCGTCGACCGGCACGCGTACACCGACGGCGGGATCAAGCGGGACCGGATCACCCCGGTCAGCGGGGTGCGCGCGCCCGACATCGAGTACCTGGCGCAGATCGCCAAGGCCGCCGAACAGCTGGGGTTCGAGGCCGTGCTGACGCCGACCGGGACCTGGTGCGAGGACGCCTGGCTCACGACGGTGGCGCTGGCCCAGCACACCGAGCGGCTGAAGTTCCTGGTGGCGTTCCGGCCCGGCGTGATCTCGCCGGTGCTCGCCGCGCAGATGGCCGCGACGTATCAGCGGATCACCCGGGGGCGGCTGCTGCTCAACGTCGTGACGGGCGGTGACTCCACGGAGCAGCGGCGGTTCGGTGACCATCTGGACCACGACCGGCGCTACGCGAGGACCGCGGAGTTCCTGTCGGTGGTGCGGGGTGCGTGGAGCGGCCGGCCGTTCGACTTCGACGGGGCGCACTACCAGGTGGAGGGCGGGCTGACGGCGCTGCCGCCGGATCCGCTGCCCGAGGTCTTCTTCGGCGGCTCGTCGGCCGCGGCCGGGCCGGTCGCCGCGAAGCACGCCGATGTCTACCTGACCTGGGGCGAGCCGCCCGCCGATGTGAAGAAGAAGATCGACTGGATCCGGGGGCTGGCCGAGGAGCAGGGCCGCACGGTGCGGTTCGGGATCCGGCTGCACACCATCTCGCGCGACTCGTCGCGCGAGGCGTGGGCGACCGCCGACCGGCTGCTGGGCGACCTCGACGCCGATACGGTCGCGGCGGCCCAGCAGGCACTGGGGCGGAGCGAGTCCGTGGGGCAGCAGCGGATGCTGGCACTGCACGGGGGTTCACGCGACAAGCTGGAGATCGCGCCCAATCTGTGGGCCGGGGTCGGTCTGGTGCGGGGCGGCGCGGGCACCGCGCTGGTGGGCAGCCACGCGGAGGTCGCGGACCGGATCGAGGAGTACCACGCCCTGGGTGTGGAGCACTTCGTGCTCTCGGGATACCCGCATCTGGAGGAGGCGTACTGGTTCGGTGAGGGCGTCACCCCGGAGCTGGCGGCCCGGGGGCTGCTGTCGACGGTCCCGGCGTCCCCGCTTCTGACGGTGCCTGCGGCGAACGGCCGTCCGGCCTCCGCTCCGGGCGGCGCGCCGCTGCTGTTCGCCGGGGGGCGCTGA
- a CDS encoding NAD(P)/FAD-dependent oxidoreductase gives MSSAHHPIAIIGAGLGGLTLARVLQVNGIEAAVFDLEADRNARTQGGMLDIHEDSGQAALRAAGLHERFREKVHPGGEAMRVLDKHARVLLEQADDGSGGRPEIDRGDLRDLLLDSLPEGTVRWGSRITGAGPTGDGQHQVTLADGTSFTAGLLVGADGAWSRIRPLLSDAAPAYTGISFVEMDLFEADARHPECAELIGGGMFFALGDNRGFLAHRESDGSLHVYAGLRVAEGMLSTIDFTDAEASRAAMVHLFADWAPALRRLITDADGALVPRLIHALPAGHRWSRTPGVTLLGDAAHLMSPFAGEGANLAMIDGADLGRALAAHPGDAEAALAAYEADLFARSTKSAQESAEGLETIFNDRAPQPLLDMFASFREE, from the coding sequence ATGAGCAGCGCACACCACCCCATCGCGATCATCGGCGCCGGTCTCGGAGGCCTCACGCTCGCCCGCGTACTGCAGGTGAACGGGATCGAGGCGGCGGTCTTCGACCTGGAGGCCGACCGCAACGCCCGCACCCAGGGCGGCATGCTCGACATCCACGAGGATTCCGGCCAGGCCGCCCTGCGCGCCGCCGGGCTGCACGAGCGGTTCCGGGAGAAGGTCCACCCCGGCGGCGAGGCCATGCGCGTCCTGGACAAGCACGCCCGGGTGCTGCTCGAACAGGCGGACGACGGTTCGGGTGGCCGTCCCGAGATCGACCGAGGAGACCTGCGCGACCTGCTGCTCGACTCGCTGCCCGAGGGGACCGTGCGCTGGGGCAGCAGGATCACCGGCGCCGGGCCCACCGGTGACGGGCAGCACCAGGTGACCCTCGCGGACGGCACCTCCTTCACCGCCGGACTGCTCGTCGGGGCGGACGGCGCCTGGTCCCGCATCCGCCCGCTGCTCTCCGACGCCGCCCCCGCCTACACCGGCATCTCCTTCGTGGAGATGGACCTTTTCGAGGCCGACGCCCGCCACCCCGAGTGCGCCGAGCTCATCGGCGGCGGAATGTTCTTCGCCCTCGGCGACAACCGGGGCTTCCTCGCACACCGCGAATCCGACGGCAGCCTCCACGTCTACGCCGGGCTGCGTGTCGCCGAGGGAATGCTGTCGACGATCGACTTCACCGACGCCGAAGCCTCCAGGGCCGCCATGGTCCACCTCTTCGCGGACTGGGCGCCCGCGCTCCGGCGCCTGATCACCGACGCCGACGGCGCGCTGGTGCCGCGTCTCATCCACGCTCTTCCCGCCGGCCACCGGTGGAGTCGCACCCCGGGCGTCACCCTCCTCGGCGACGCCGCGCACCTGATGTCCCCCTTCGCGGGCGAGGGTGCCAACCTCGCCATGATCGACGGCGCCGATCTGGGCCGGGCGCTCGCCGCTCACCCGGGCGATGCCGAAGCGGCGCTGGCCGCCTACGAGGCGGACCTTTTCGCGCGCAGTACGAAGAGCGCGCAGGAGTCCGCCGAGGGTCTCGAGACGATCTTCAACGACCGGGCACCGCAGCCGCTCCTCGACATGTTCGCCTCGTTCCGCGAGGAGTGA
- a CDS encoding ABC transporter permease: protein MTLDHALAPPDIAPEKGKSGWPEDPARRRPLDLEPVVPATARGVRLRNVPRWLRRTAGPLLLLVLWQVFSATGVLHPDVLASPGTIARAGSDLIADGTLTSAMAVSLQRVAVGLLLGGAVGTALALVSGLSRLGEDLVDASVQMLRTVPWVGLIPLFIIWLGIGEAPKVALIALGVAFHLYLNVYAGIRGVDPQLIEAGESLGLGRWGLVRHVVLPGALPGAMTGLRYSLATAWLALVFGESVNADAGIGFLMNQAREFFRTDVIVVCLVVYAFLGLAADVIVRILERLLLQWRPTFTGQ from the coding sequence ATGACTCTCGACCATGCTCTCGCCCCACCCGATATAGCCCCTGAAAAAGGGAAATCCGGCTGGCCGGAAGATCCGGCCCGGCGGCGTCCGCTCGACCTGGAGCCCGTCGTTCCCGCCACCGCTCGCGGTGTCCGGCTGCGGAACGTACCCCGGTGGCTTCGGCGCACCGCCGGGCCGCTGCTGCTGCTGGTTCTGTGGCAGGTGTTCAGCGCCACCGGTGTGCTGCATCCGGACGTACTGGCCTCGCCGGGCACCATCGCCCGCGCGGGGTCGGACCTGATCGCGGACGGGACGCTGACCTCCGCGATGGCCGTCTCGCTCCAGCGGGTGGCCGTGGGGCTGCTGCTGGGAGGCGCCGTCGGGACCGCGCTCGCACTGGTCTCGGGGCTCTCCCGGCTGGGCGAGGACCTGGTCGACGCGAGCGTCCAGATGCTGCGCACCGTGCCGTGGGTCGGGCTGATCCCGCTGTTCATCATCTGGCTGGGAATCGGCGAGGCCCCCAAGGTGGCGCTCATCGCGCTCGGGGTGGCCTTCCATCTGTATCTCAACGTCTACGCGGGCATTCGCGGCGTCGATCCCCAGCTCATCGAAGCGGGTGAGTCCCTGGGCCTCGGGCGCTGGGGGCTGGTGCGGCATGTGGTGCTGCCGGGGGCGTTGCCCGGGGCCATGACGGGGCTGCGCTATTCGCTGGCGACCGCATGGCTGGCGCTGGTCTTCGGTGAGTCGGTCAACGCCGACGCCGGAATCGGCTTCCTGATGAACCAGGCCCGGGAGTTCTTCCGCACCGACGTCATCGTCGTCTGCCTGGTGGTCTACGCCTTCCTCGGCCTCGCCGCCGATGTCATCGTCCGCATTCTCGAAAGGCTGCTGCTGCAATGGCGACCGACCTTCACGGGCCAGTGA
- a CDS encoding ABC transporter ATP-binding protein has protein sequence MKPDEPTWTPQPPDAEQPPAELRRILRLFHPYRGRLAVVGLLVGASSLVSVASPFLLREILDTAIPQGRTGLLSLLALGMILTAVMNSVFGVLQTLISTTVGQRVMHDLRTAVYTQLQRMPLAFFTKTRTGEVQSRIANDIGGMQATVTSTATSLVSNLTAVIATVVAMIALDWRLTVVSLLLLPVFVWISRRVGRERKKITTQRQKQMAAMAATVTESLSVSGILLGRTMGRSDSLTKSFTEESERLVDLEVRSSMAGRWRMSTIGIVMAAMPAVIYWAAGITLQSSGPAVSIGTLVAFVSLQQGLFRPAVSLLSTGVQMQTSLALFQRIFEYLDLTVDITEPENPVRLEKIRGEIRFENVDFSYDEKGAPTLSGVDVAVPAGGSLAVVGPTGSGKSTLSYLVPRLYDVSGGRVTLDGVDVRDLDFDTLARAIGVVSQETYLFHASVAENLRFAKPDATDEEIEAAARAAQIHDHIASLPDGYDTLVGERGYRFSGGEKQRLAIARTILRDPPVLILDEATSALDTRTEFAVQEAIDALSAGRTTLTIAHRLSTVRDADQIVVLDGGRTAERGSHEELLDQDGRYAALVRRDTQLAPAAG, from the coding sequence ATGAAACCCGACGAACCCACGTGGACACCCCAGCCACCGGATGCCGAGCAGCCGCCCGCCGAGCTGCGCCGCATCCTCCGCCTCTTCCATCCCTACCGCGGCCGCCTCGCGGTGGTCGGCCTGCTCGTCGGCGCCTCGTCGCTGGTGTCGGTGGCCTCGCCGTTCCTGCTGCGCGAGATCCTCGACACGGCCATCCCGCAGGGGCGGACCGGACTCCTGTCGCTGCTCGCACTCGGCATGATCCTGACCGCCGTGATGAACAGCGTCTTCGGCGTGCTGCAGACCCTCATCTCCACCACCGTCGGCCAGCGCGTGATGCACGACCTGCGCACCGCGGTCTACACGCAGCTGCAGCGGATGCCGCTCGCCTTCTTCACCAAGACCCGCACGGGTGAGGTCCAGTCCCGGATCGCCAACGACATCGGAGGCATGCAGGCCACCGTCACCTCGACGGCGACCTCGCTGGTCTCCAACCTCACCGCGGTCATCGCCACCGTCGTCGCCATGATCGCGCTCGACTGGCGGCTCACCGTCGTCTCGCTGCTCCTGCTTCCCGTCTTCGTGTGGATCAGCCGCCGGGTCGGCCGGGAGCGCAAGAAGATCACCACCCAGCGGCAGAAGCAGATGGCGGCCATGGCGGCCACCGTCACCGAATCGCTGTCCGTCAGCGGCATCCTGCTCGGCCGCACCATGGGCCGGTCGGACTCGCTCACCAAGAGCTTCACCGAGGAGTCCGAGCGGCTGGTCGACCTCGAAGTGCGCTCCAGCATGGCCGGACGCTGGCGGATGTCGACGATCGGCATCGTCATGGCCGCCATGCCGGCCGTCATCTACTGGGCGGCGGGCATCACCCTGCAGTCCAGCGGACCCGCCGTCTCCATCGGTACGCTCGTCGCCTTCGTCTCGCTCCAGCAGGGCCTGTTCCGGCCCGCCGTGAGCCTGCTCTCCACCGGCGTGCAGATGCAGACGTCCCTCGCGCTCTTCCAGCGGATCTTCGAATACCTCGACCTCACGGTGGACATCACCGAGCCGGAGAACCCGGTCCGGCTGGAGAAGATCCGTGGCGAGATCCGCTTCGAGAACGTCGACTTCAGCTACGACGAGAAGGGCGCGCCCACGCTCAGCGGCGTCGACGTGGCCGTGCCCGCCGGCGGCAGCCTGGCCGTCGTGGGCCCCACCGGCTCCGGCAAATCCACCCTCAGCTACCTGGTGCCCCGGCTGTACGACGTATCCGGCGGGCGGGTCACGCTCGACGGCGTCGACGTACGGGATCTGGACTTCGACACCCTCGCCAGGGCCATCGGGGTGGTCTCCCAGGAGACGTACCTCTTCCACGCCTCGGTGGCCGAGAACCTGCGCTTCGCCAAGCCGGACGCCACCGACGAGGAGATCGAGGCCGCCGCCCGCGCGGCGCAGATCCACGACCACATCGCCTCCCTGCCCGACGGCTACGACACCCTGGTCGGTGAACGCGGCTACCGGTTCTCCGGCGGCGAGAAGCAGCGCCTGGCTATCGCCCGCACCATCCTGCGCGACCCGCCGGTGCTGATCCTCGACGAGGCGACGAGCGCCCTCGACACCCGTACCGAATTCGCCGTGCAGGAGGCGATCGACGCGCTCTCCGCCGGGCGCACCACCCTCACCATCGCTCACCGGCTCTCCACCGTGCGCGACGCGGATCAGATCGTCGTCCTGGACGGCGGACGGACCGCGGAGCGCGGCAGCCACGAGGAACTGCTCGACCAGGACGGGCGCTACGCGGCCCTGGTCCGCCGGGACACACAGCTCGCCCCGGCGGCGGGCTGA
- a CDS encoding NAD(P)-binding domain-containing protein codes for MRSVDAVVVGAGQAGLSAAYHLRRTGLEPDRDFVVLDHAPRPGGAWQFRWPSLTYGKVHGMHALPGMELTGADDSRPSSEVIGEYFDSYENTFGLRVHRPVEVSAVREGDGGRLLVESSEGTYATRALVSATGTWDRPFWPRYPGQDTFRGRQLHTANYPGPAGFAGLRVVVVGGGASGTQHLMEIAEVAADTHWVTRRPPVFREGPFDADRGRAAVAMVADRVRRGLPPQSVVSVTGLPVTDAVRRARESGVLDRLPMFDRITPAGVAWDDGRTVEADVILWATGFRPAVDHLAPLRLREPGGGIRVEGTRAVRDERVQLVGYGPSASTIGANRAGRAAARAVAQLLDRAEPAAERAASVA; via the coding sequence GTGCGCTCAGTGGATGCCGTAGTGGTGGGCGCCGGGCAGGCAGGTCTGTCCGCCGCCTACCACCTGCGCCGTACGGGCCTGGAGCCGGACCGCGATTTCGTGGTGCTCGACCATGCCCCGCGCCCCGGTGGTGCCTGGCAGTTCCGCTGGCCGTCACTGACGTACGGCAAGGTGCACGGCATGCACGCGCTGCCCGGCATGGAGCTGACCGGCGCCGATGACAGCAGGCCCTCCTCCGAGGTGATCGGCGAGTACTTCGACTCGTACGAGAACACCTTCGGCCTTCGGGTGCACCGGCCGGTGGAGGTGAGCGCGGTGCGCGAGGGCGACGGCGGGCGGCTGCTCGTGGAGAGCTCCGAGGGTACGTACGCGACGCGGGCCCTGGTCAGCGCGACGGGGACCTGGGACCGGCCGTTCTGGCCGCGCTACCCGGGCCAGGACACCTTCCGGGGCCGTCAGCTGCACACGGCGAACTATCCGGGGCCCGCCGGGTTCGCCGGACTGCGGGTCGTCGTGGTGGGCGGTGGGGCCTCCGGTACCCAGCACCTGATGGAGATCGCCGAGGTGGCCGCCGACACCCACTGGGTGACGCGCCGGCCGCCGGTCTTCCGCGAGGGCCCGTTCGACGCGGACCGGGGGCGGGCGGCCGTCGCCATGGTGGCGGACCGGGTGCGGCGCGGGCTGCCGCCGCAGAGTGTGGTGAGCGTGACCGGGCTGCCGGTCACCGACGCCGTCCGGCGCGCCCGCGAGTCGGGGGTGCTCGACCGCCTGCCGATGTTCGACCGGATCACACCGGCCGGGGTCGCCTGGGACGACGGCCGCACCGTCGAGGCCGATGTCATCCTCTGGGCGACCGGCTTCCGGCCCGCCGTCGACCACCTCGCCCCGCTGAGGCTGCGCGAGCCGGGCGGCGGCATCCGGGTCGAGGGGACCCGGGCGGTACGCGACGAGCGCGTCCAGCTCGTCGGCTACGGCCCGTCCGCCAGCACGATCGGCGCCAACCGGGCGGGGCGGGCCGCCGCGCGAGCGGTCGCACAGCTGCTGGACCGGGCCGAGCCGGCTGCGGAACGGGCGGCTTCGGTGGCCTGA
- the mltG gene encoding endolytic transglycosylase MltG: MVNESPDTPPRRKLRPTRRGRLALLVAAVLVLVVAAAVLVPLLTRERSTERTRSLVIPEGWRASQVYAAVDKVLDEPSGTTEKAVAAAGLPLPPSAKGNPEGYLFPATYPVTSDTTPQSLLRYMVDTAVKRFGADHITTGAQRNGVTVYQTVAIASIVQAEADTGPDMGKVARVVHNRLARDMPLQMDSTLNYALNRSTLDTTAGDTKIDSPYNSYEHKGLPPTPIGNPGEQAMAAAISPTAGPWLYFVTVAPGDTRFTADYAQQQRNVEEFNRNRRGAGNG, from the coding sequence ATGGTGAACGAGTCCCCGGACACCCCGCCCCGTCGCAAGCTCCGCCCGACCCGCCGCGGCCGGCTGGCGCTGCTCGTCGCCGCCGTGCTCGTCCTCGTGGTGGCCGCGGCCGTCCTCGTGCCGCTGCTGACGAGGGAGCGGTCCACCGAGCGGACCCGTTCCCTCGTGATCCCCGAGGGGTGGCGGGCCTCCCAGGTGTACGCGGCCGTGGACAAGGTCCTCGACGAGCCCTCCGGCACCACGGAGAAGGCCGTCGCCGCGGCCGGTCTGCCCCTCCCGCCCTCGGCGAAGGGCAACCCCGAGGGCTACCTCTTCCCGGCGACGTATCCCGTCACCTCCGACACCACCCCGCAGAGCCTGCTGCGCTACATGGTGGACACGGCGGTCAAACGGTTCGGCGCGGACCACATCACGACCGGGGCGCAGCGCAACGGCGTCACGGTCTACCAGACGGTGGCGATCGCCAGCATCGTGCAGGCCGAGGCGGACACCGGGCCGGACATGGGCAAGGTGGCGCGGGTCGTCCACAACCGGCTCGCGCGCGACATGCCGCTCCAGATGGACTCCACGCTCAACTACGCGCTGAACCGCAGCACCCTGGACACCACCGCGGGCGACACGAAGATCGACAGTCCGTACAACAGCTACGAGCACAAGGGGCTGCCGCCCACGCCCATCGGCAATCCGGGGGAGCAGGCGATGGCGGCCGCGATCAGCCCGACCGCCGGCCCCTGGCTCTACTTCGTCACCGTCGCGCCGGGCGACACCCGCTTCACCGCCGACTACGCGCAACAGCAGCGCAACGTCGAGGAGTTCAACCGCAACCGGCGCGGCGCCGGCAACGGCTGA
- a CDS encoding MarR family winged helix-turn-helix transcriptional regulator: protein MDSPDPDGLLAEQLLRLTRRLQRIQSRQLEPAGITPAQFRLLRTVAHYDGAPRMADLAQRLDVVPRAVTTLVDGLEAGGRVRRVPDPDSRRVVRIEITDQGVATLRSLRDGRRAAAEEILAPLTADQREVLGGLLTALVDGMPERRC from the coding sequence ATGGATTCCCCCGACCCCGACGGCCTGCTCGCCGAACAGCTGCTGCGGCTGACCCGCAGGCTCCAGCGCATTCAGAGCCGCCAGCTGGAGCCGGCCGGCATCACCCCCGCGCAGTTCCGGCTGCTGCGCACCGTCGCCCACTACGACGGCGCGCCACGGATGGCGGATCTCGCGCAGCGCCTGGACGTGGTCCCGCGCGCCGTGACCACGCTGGTGGACGGCCTGGAGGCCGGCGGCCGGGTGCGCCGGGTCCCCGATCCGGACAGCCGCCGGGTGGTCCGGATCGAGATCACCGACCAGGGCGTCGCCACCCTGCGGTCGCTGCGCGACGGGCGCCGGGCGGCCGCAGAGGAGATCCTGGCTCCATTGACCGCCGATCAGCGCGAGGTGCTCGGCGGCCTGCTG
- a CDS encoding ABC transporter ATP-binding protein translates to MATDLHGPVTTRSPAPAGPLPEAAVRVEGLSRSFDGRDVIDGLDLTLRAGEFTVLLGRSGCGKSTLLRVLAGLDREIRGTVLVPRRRAVAFQAPRLMPWKRVWRNVLLGLPGKPERAVAEKALAEVGLTERSGAWPRTLSGGEAQRASLARALVREPDLLLLDEPFGALDALTRIKAQQLVAELWQRRGCAVLLVTHDVDEALLLADRALVMRDGAIAYETSVGLDRPRNPGTPEFAALRTRLLTELGVETAPAAA, encoded by the coding sequence ATGGCGACCGACCTTCACGGGCCAGTGACCACCCGCTCCCCCGCCCCGGCCGGACCGCTGCCGGAGGCCGCCGTACGGGTCGAGGGGCTGTCCCGTTCCTTCGACGGCCGGGATGTCATCGACGGGCTCGATCTGACCCTGCGCGCGGGTGAGTTCACCGTACTGCTCGGCCGCAGCGGCTGCGGGAAGTCGACCCTGCTGAGGGTGCTCGCCGGCCTGGACCGGGAGATCAGGGGGACGGTACTGGTCCCCCGGCGCCGGGCGGTCGCGTTCCAGGCGCCTCGCCTGATGCCCTGGAAACGCGTCTGGCGCAACGTACTGCTCGGGCTGCCCGGTAAGCCCGAACGCGCCGTGGCCGAGAAGGCGTTGGCGGAAGTCGGGCTCACCGAGCGCTCCGGGGCCTGGCCCAGGACGCTCTCGGGCGGTGAGGCACAGCGCGCCTCGCTGGCCCGTGCACTGGTCCGCGAGCCCGATCTGCTGCTGCTCGACGAGCCGTTCGGCGCACTCGACGCACTGACCAGGATCAAGGCCCAGCAGCTGGTGGCCGAGCTCTGGCAGCGCCGGGGCTGCGCCGTACTGCTCGTCACGCACGACGTGGACGAGGCACTGCTCCTCGCGGACCGCGCGCTGGTGATGCGGGACGGTGCCATCGCGTACGAGACGTCCGTGGGCCTGGACCGCCCGCGCAACCCCGGCACCCCGGAGTTCGCCGCGCTGCGCACCCGGCTGCTCACCGAGCTCGGCGTCGAGACGGCCCCCGCGGCCGCCTGA